In a genomic window of Pseudomonas putida:
- a CDS encoding GntR family transcriptional regulator produces MHKPIDKGNLSERVYSIIRTALMDGQYQPGDRLRISTLAEEFGVSITPVREAIFRLVSDHALDMKAATSIYVPELTVSQLREIQLIRHLLEGEAAGVAAQRITQPELEKLEAIQDAFQKAVSVDYKQAALLNREFHFGLISAARMPVVSKTLENMWVIMGPLLSRFHAEVPKRELASAKHKHFDVLEGLRTRDSTKAKEALQADIAWGELMIDWLEKKESLAEA; encoded by the coding sequence GTGCATAAGCCCATTGATAAAGGCAACCTGAGCGAACGGGTGTATTCCATCATTCGCACCGCATTGATGGACGGCCAGTACCAGCCAGGCGACCGGTTGCGCATCAGTACACTGGCCGAGGAATTCGGCGTATCGATCACTCCCGTGCGCGAGGCGATCTTCCGGCTGGTCAGCGACCACGCCCTGGACATGAAGGCCGCGACATCGATTTATGTCCCCGAATTGACGGTCAGCCAGCTACGCGAGATCCAGTTGATCCGCCATCTGCTCGAAGGCGAAGCCGCCGGTGTGGCGGCCCAGCGCATCACCCAACCGGAGCTGGAAAAGCTCGAGGCCATCCAGGACGCCTTCCAGAAGGCGGTGTCGGTCGATTACAAACAGGCTGCCTTGCTCAACCGCGAATTCCACTTCGGCCTGATCTCCGCCGCGCGCATGCCGGTGGTGTCCAAAACCCTGGAAAACATGTGGGTCATCATGGGGCCGCTGCTGAGCCGCTTCCACGCCGAGGTGCCCAAGCGTGAACTGGCAAGTGCCAAGCACAAGCATTTCGACGTGCTGGAGGGGCTGCGTACCCGGGATTCGACCAAGGCCAAAGAGGCGCTGCAAGCGGACATCGCCTGGGGTGAATTGATGATCGACTGGCTGGAGAAGAAGGAAAGCCTCGCCGAGGCGTAG
- a CDS encoding shikimate dehydrogenase family protein, with the protein MPISGKTRVVVHLTYPAKHLRTPEFFNPLLERLGHDGVLVPWEVSPANLVTAWEGLRGIENLAGVIVTVPHKLEVAKLCDELKGTAALLNVCNVAKRLPDGRFTGRMFDGDGFVAGLKKQGHDLHAKRVLLLGAGGAATGIAHALLAEDIRELQISNRTPAKAQELVDELRQLFPARRINAGPADASGFDVVINGTALGLKADDPLPLPVDTLAPGTVVGEVVMNPDITPLLSAAAERGCVIHKGAHMITGQIDLLAEFLFAQCGA; encoded by the coding sequence ATGCCTATCAGCGGTAAAACACGGGTCGTGGTCCATTTGACCTACCCCGCCAAACATCTGCGTACCCCGGAATTCTTCAATCCCTTGCTGGAGCGCCTCGGTCATGACGGCGTGCTGGTGCCCTGGGAAGTCTCGCCCGCCAACCTGGTCACGGCGTGGGAAGGGTTGCGCGGCATTGAAAACCTGGCAGGGGTGATCGTCACCGTGCCGCACAAGCTGGAGGTGGCGAAATTGTGTGACGAGCTCAAGGGCACCGCCGCGCTGCTGAACGTGTGCAACGTAGCCAAACGCCTGCCTGACGGGCGCTTCACCGGGCGCATGTTCGACGGTGATGGCTTCGTTGCCGGGCTGAAAAAACAGGGCCATGACCTGCACGCTAAACGCGTGCTGCTGCTCGGCGCCGGTGGCGCGGCCACCGGCATCGCCCACGCCCTGCTGGCCGAAGACATCCGGGAACTGCAGATCAGCAATCGCACGCCGGCCAAGGCGCAAGAGCTGGTCGATGAGCTGCGGCAACTGTTCCCGGCCCGCCGGATCAACGCCGGCCCCGCCGACGCCAGCGGTTTCGATGTGGTGATCAACGGCACCGCGCTGGGCCTCAAGGCCGATGATCCCCTGCCGTTGCCGGTCGACACCCTGGCACCCGGCACGGTGGTCGGCGAAGTGGTGATGAATCCGGACATCACACCCTTGCTCAGTGCCGCCGCCGAACGCGGCTGCGTGATTCACAAAGGTGCCCACATGATCACCGGCCAGATCGACTTGCTCGCCGAATTTCTGTTTGCCCAATGCGGCGCTTGA
- a CDS encoding SDR family NAD(P)-dependent oxidoreductase gives MKKTAIVTGGGSGIGLATAQRLLADGHEVFTIGLGEPEQRVQGIHYQELDVTNDEAVNSFFARFERVDALVNAAGIIDHHREWELEGFNRVMDVNLSAVLRITNAALPGLKAARGAVVNFASMWGIFGSAKTPAYASSKAAISELTRCMAVAWATDGVRANAVAPGWILTNLSRQAFEDPVRSQGIMARIPMKAWGAPEDVANVIAFLVSENARYVTGTTLPVDGGYSIA, from the coding sequence ATGAAAAAAACCGCCATCGTCACCGGTGGAGGCTCGGGCATCGGCCTGGCCACCGCGCAACGCCTGCTCGCCGACGGCCATGAAGTGTTCACCATCGGCCTGGGTGAACCCGAGCAACGGGTGCAAGGCATTCATTACCAGGAACTCGACGTCACCAACGATGAGGCCGTGAACAGCTTCTTCGCCCGATTCGAGCGCGTCGATGCGCTGGTCAACGCCGCCGGCATCATCGACCACCACCGCGAGTGGGAACTCGAAGGCTTCAACCGGGTGATGGACGTCAACCTGTCCGCCGTGCTGCGCATCACCAACGCCGCCCTGCCCGGCCTGAAAGCCGCTCGCGGTGCGGTCGTGAACTTCGCGTCGATGTGGGGCATCTTCGGCTCGGCCAAGACCCCGGCCTATGCGTCGAGCAAAGCCGCCATCAGTGAATTGACCCGCTGCATGGCCGTGGCCTGGGCCACCGATGGCGTGCGCGCCAATGCCGTGGCGCCGGGCTGGATCCTGACCAATCTGTCGCGCCAGGCGTTTGAGGATCCAGTGCGTTCGCAAGGAATCATGGCGCGCATTCCCATGAAAGCCTGGGGTGCGCCTGAAGACGTGGCCAACGTGATCGCCTTCCTGGTCTCGGAAAACGCGCGCTACGTCACCGGCACGACACTGCCGGTGGACGGCGGATACTCCATCGCCTGA
- a CDS encoding glycerol dehydrogenase, producing the protein MNLVFGSPGRYIQGTQVLAQAGTFLAHCGRKAVVVIDSHVLGLIRSRLDDTCAQADVELHYITFDGEITADGIAGLRNAAAAFDFDMVLAVGGGKCIDAGKALAHSSGRALITMPTVASNDAPTSKNYVVYDAHHQLSEVGHLLASPRYVLVDTGLIAQAPRQFLLAGIADALTKKFEAEQCFNSAGVNMFGARPALSGLVLARECYQVIRQHAEAGLALAGSGQVTPAFDQLIEAVLLMSGLGFESGGLSIAHAMTRGLSKIPGARQQVHGWQVAYGLLVQLVLEDRDAELMGDLLGFYQRLGLPRNLAELGVTGIDDALLMQVAEPTLKAPHARNFVSVSGGPLTCNELIGAMRALEDRFH; encoded by the coding sequence ATGAATCTGGTTTTCGGCTCCCCCGGACGATACATACAGGGCACGCAAGTGCTCGCTCAGGCAGGTACTTTTCTGGCGCACTGCGGACGCAAGGCGGTGGTGGTCATCGATAGTCATGTCCTGGGCCTGATCCGCTCGCGACTCGATGACACCTGCGCCCAGGCAGACGTCGAGCTGCACTACATCACCTTCGATGGCGAAATCACCGCCGACGGCATCGCCGGCCTGCGCAATGCCGCCGCAGCGTTTGATTTCGACATGGTCCTGGCCGTCGGTGGCGGCAAGTGCATCGACGCCGGCAAAGCCCTTGCCCACAGCTCGGGGCGTGCCCTGATCACCATGCCCACCGTGGCCTCCAACGATGCGCCGACCTCGAAAAACTACGTGGTCTACGACGCCCATCATCAACTGAGTGAAGTCGGCCACCTGCTGGCCAGCCCACGCTACGTGCTGGTGGACACCGGCCTGATTGCCCAGGCGCCACGCCAGTTCCTGCTGGCCGGCATCGCTGACGCCCTGACCAAGAAATTCGAAGCCGAGCAGTGCTTCAACTCCGCCGGCGTGAACATGTTCGGCGCCCGTCCGGCACTGTCCGGCCTGGTCCTGGCGCGCGAGTGCTATCAGGTCATTCGCCAACACGCCGAGGCTGGATTGGCCCTGGCCGGCAGCGGGCAGGTGACACCGGCCTTCGATCAACTGATCGAAGCCGTGCTGTTGATGAGCGGCCTGGGGTTCGAAAGCGGTGGCCTGTCCATTGCCCACGCCATGACCCGCGGCCTGTCGAAAATCCCCGGTGCCCGGCAACAGGTGCACGGCTGGCAAGTGGCGTACGGCTTGCTGGTGCAGCTGGTACTGGAGGACCGCGACGCCGAGCTCATGGGCGACCTGCTGGGCTTCTATCAACGCCTCGGGCTGCCGCGCAACCTGGCCGAACTCGGTGTCACCGGCATCGATGACGCGCTGCTGATGCAAGTGGCCGAGCCCACGCTCAAGGCTCCGCATGCACGCAATTTCGTCTCGGTGTCGGGCGGTCCGCTGACCTGCAACGAACTGATCGGTGCCATGCGCGCCCTCGAAGACCGGTTCCACTGA
- a CDS encoding transketolase, with protein MSTPRKTLEQWKASNFVPSAETVRKLKDRAKFVRLETIRLIEIAKTGHYTSVFSAAELFSALYYDVMTIRPEEPKWPGRDRFLMGKGHAAVGQFPILADLGIFPKEWLDEYTRLGSPLGDHPDMRKVPGIDFSSGSIGHALSGGLGMCLAQRFTGEVYDVFVMLGDGEMQEGQVWEAAMSAAHHNAKHLIAIVDRNGFQLDGQVDDVIGIEPLDEKWRAFGWEVHVIDGHDITQVTETLRRVKADERREKPVCIIAKTVKGKGVSYMETEPGWHLGYLDPEDAKRAIAEIEAMEI; from the coding sequence ATGTCTACGCCCCGCAAAACCCTCGAACAGTGGAAAGCCAGCAATTTCGTGCCGTCCGCCGAGACCGTCAGGAAGCTCAAGGACCGGGCGAAATTCGTTCGCCTGGAAACCATCCGCCTGATCGAAATCGCCAAGACCGGCCACTACACCTCGGTGTTTTCCGCCGCCGAACTGTTCTCCGCGCTGTATTACGACGTGATGACGATCCGTCCCGAGGAGCCGAAATGGCCGGGCCGCGACCGTTTCCTGATGGGCAAGGGCCACGCTGCCGTGGGGCAGTTCCCGATCCTCGCCGACCTGGGGATTTTCCCCAAGGAGTGGCTCGATGAGTACACCCGCCTGGGCAGCCCTCTGGGCGATCACCCTGACATGCGCAAAGTGCCCGGCATCGATTTCTCTTCCGGCTCCATCGGCCATGCCCTCTCCGGCGGCCTGGGCATGTGCCTGGCCCAGCGCTTCACCGGCGAAGTCTATGACGTGTTCGTCATGCTCGGTGACGGCGAAATGCAGGAAGGCCAGGTCTGGGAAGCAGCTATGAGCGCGGCCCACCACAACGCCAAACACCTGATCGCCATCGTCGACCGCAATGGTTTCCAGCTGGATGGCCAGGTGGATGACGTGATCGGCATCGAACCGCTGGACGAAAAATGGCGGGCCTTCGGCTGGGAAGTGCACGTCATCGACGGCCACGACATCACCCAAGTGACCGAAACCCTGCGCCGGGTGAAAGCCGACGAACGCCGCGAAAAACCGGTGTGCATCATCGCCAAGACGGTCAAGGGCAAAGGCGTTTCCTACATGGAAACCGAACCCGGCTGGCACCTCGGTTACCTGGACCCTGAAGACGCCAAACGCGCTATCGCTGAAATTGAAGCCATGGAGATCTGA
- a CDS encoding transketolase family protein produces MNAPLSPNSWQYRGLNAVNPGLAYLSDGLIELTKAGYPVMAGSADLQYSNGLNKFASQHPERYLQFGISEQNMVTAAAGLATCGVMPFVATFASFLGLLCCEQIRMDVAYSAQPVRLIGHHTGISLGFYGTSHHATEDIATMRSIADLAVVSPADGPQLVAAIRASATYDKPVYFRIGRGRDPIVYQDDVVFEFGKAHEHIEGEELTIIACGITVHAALAAARKMNAEGRSVGVIDMASIKPIDRDAILRAAARSKRMMTVEEHNVLGGLGAAVAEVLADEGVGVKLKRHGIYDEYSLIAPPTHLYEHYKLDAAGIEEVALAHMNA; encoded by the coding sequence ATGAATGCCCCTCTTTCCCCCAATTCCTGGCAGTACCGTGGCCTCAACGCCGTCAACCCGGGCCTGGCGTACCTGTCCGATGGCTTGATCGAACTGACCAAGGCCGGCTATCCGGTGATGGCCGGCTCCGCCGACCTGCAGTATTCCAACGGCTTGAACAAGTTCGCCAGCCAGCACCCCGAGCGCTACCTGCAATTCGGTATCTCGGAACAGAACATGGTCACCGCCGCGGCCGGCCTGGCCACCTGTGGGGTGATGCCGTTCGTGGCGACCTTCGCCTCGTTCCTCGGCCTGTTGTGCTGTGAACAGATCCGCATGGACGTCGCCTATTCGGCGCAACCGGTACGCCTGATCGGCCACCACACCGGCATTTCCCTGGGCTTCTACGGCACCTCGCACCACGCCACCGAAGACATCGCCACCATGCGTTCGATCGCCGACCTGGCGGTGGTGTCCCCCGCCGACGGCCCGCAACTGGTGGCCGCGATCAGGGCCTCGGCCACCTACGACAAGCCGGTGTATTTCCGCATCGGCCGTGGTCGCGATCCGATCGTTTACCAGGACGATGTGGTCTTCGAATTCGGCAAGGCCCATGAACACATCGAAGGCGAAGAGTTGACCATCATCGCCTGCGGCATCACCGTGCACGCGGCCCTGGCGGCCGCTCGCAAGATGAACGCCGAGGGGCGTTCGGTGGGGGTGATCGACATGGCCTCGATCAAGCCGATCGACCGTGACGCCATCCTGCGCGCCGCCGCCCGCAGCAAACGCATGATGACCGTCGAAGAGCACAACGTGCTCGGTGGCCTGGGCGCGGCGGTGGCCGAAGTGCTGGCGGATGAAGGTGTCGGGGTCAAGCTCAAGCGCCACGGCATCTACGACGAATACAGCCTGATCGCCCCGCCGACGCACCTGTACGAACACTACAAGCTCGACGCGGCCGGGATCGAGGAAGTGGCGCTGGCGCACATGAACGCCTGA
- a CDS encoding MFS transporter, translating into MNNITETMSDFTTGQAKTTHTSLRKKSLMATGVGNLLEWFDWTIYTVASVYIAAALFDKSNATSALLNTLAVFAAGFLLRPIGGIFFGILADKLGRRAVLLSTMLLMAGASLLIAFIPSYESIGSWASALLLLARLVQGFAHGGETTTSYAYIAEIAPPKRRGLWSSTVFLAVGSGSLLATFYMALLTSVLSVSEMQEWGWRIPFATGGLLAVFALWLRRNMMESEHSPSAGEGSTEPAWSRGKIIAHGVRLFLYEAGATLTYYTWVTSASIYAISVKGMDPRSAFTMSCIAQVIYLVFLPISGWISDQWGRKISALISLLGIAATLFPLWGLISSEPWTLMVAQTAGLLLVGFITGCKPASISEQIPTRYRTRMFGVCISLGVAVFGGTASYLTTWLYSENIGWMFNIYLIVVAIIASAVVLMWKNNHGVAIDKV; encoded by the coding sequence ATGAATAACATCACCGAGACCATGTCCGACTTCACCACCGGACAGGCCAAGACAACCCACACATCGCTGCGCAAAAAGTCTTTGATGGCCACCGGCGTCGGCAACCTGCTGGAGTGGTTCGACTGGACGATCTACACCGTCGCATCGGTGTACATCGCCGCGGCGCTCTTCGATAAAAGCAACGCCACCTCTGCCCTGCTCAATACCCTGGCGGTGTTTGCCGCCGGTTTCCTGCTGCGACCCATCGGCGGAATTTTCTTCGGCATCCTCGCCGACAAACTCGGCCGGCGCGCGGTGTTGCTCAGCACCATGCTGCTGATGGCCGGTGCCAGCCTGCTGATTGCCTTCATCCCTTCCTATGAATCCATCGGCAGTTGGGCTTCGGCGCTGCTGCTGCTGGCCAGGCTGGTGCAAGGCTTCGCCCATGGCGGCGAGACCACCACGTCCTACGCCTACATCGCCGAAATCGCCCCGCCGAAACGTCGTGGCCTGTGGTCCAGCACGGTGTTTCTCGCGGTGGGCTCGGGGTCGTTGCTGGCGACCTTCTACATGGCGCTGCTGACCTCGGTACTGTCGGTGAGCGAAATGCAGGAATGGGGCTGGCGCATCCCGTTCGCCACCGGCGGCCTGCTGGCGGTATTCGCCCTGTGGTTGCGGCGCAATATGATGGAAAGCGAACACAGCCCCAGCGCTGGCGAAGGTTCGACGGAACCGGCCTGGAGTCGTGGCAAGATCATTGCGCACGGCGTGCGCCTGTTCCTGTATGAAGCCGGGGCCACGCTGACTTACTACACCTGGGTCACTTCGGCCTCGATCTACGCCATCAGCGTCAAGGGCATGGACCCGCGCAGCGCCTTCACCATGAGTTGCATCGCCCAGGTGATCTACCTGGTGTTCCTGCCGATCTCCGGCTGGATCTCCGATCAATGGGGTCGCAAGATTTCCGCGCTGATTTCCCTGCTCGGGATTGCCGCCACACTGTTCCCGCTGTGGGGGCTGATTTCCAGCGAACCCTGGACACTGATGGTGGCGCAGACTGCGGGCCTGCTGCTGGTGGGCTTCATCACCGGCTGCAAACCGGCTTCGATCTCCGAACAGATCCCGACCCGCTATCGCACCCGGATGTTCGGCGTGTGCATTTCCCTGGGCGTCGCGGTATTCGGCGGCACGGCCTCCTACCTGACCACCTGGCTGTACTCGGAAAACATCGGCTGGATGTTCAACATCTACCTGATCGTGGTCGCCATCATCGCCAGTGCCGTGGTGCTGATGTGGAAGAACAACCATGGGGTGGCGATCGACAAAGTCTGA
- the tynA gene encoding primary-amine oxidase yields the protein MFSALKSKNKKPLARLALAISLATFGLPFWAGNAQAHGGHAEMVPLQAGLEEFGASVKWDDYANVFTIAKDGVYLKVKPNSKVAMLNGKRIELTVPVVFKDKTAFMSKDFINQVFQSGLDTTFVVETRPNPLNPLSADEITTAVDIVKKSENYKPGFRFTEVSVKEPPKDQMWNFVFTGQNVAQPREASIVVLDGKHVIEALVDLDSKQLKSWKPIEGAHGMVLLDDFATVQSAVETSPEYAQALAKRGINDVKKVVATPLTVGYFDGKDGLAQDKRLLKIVSYLDVGDGNYWAHPIEGLVAIVDLEQKKLIKIEDEALIPVPMKPTPYDGRGRKGVAVKPLEITEPEGKNYTISGNSIHWQNWDFHVRLDSRVGPILSTVTYDDKGKKRKIMYEGSLGGMIVPYGDPDVGWYFKAYLDSGDYGMGTLTSPIARGKDAPENAVLLDATIADYTGAPTKIPHAMAVFERYAGPEYKHQEMGQPNLSTERRELVVRWISTVGNYDYIFDWVFQQNGTIGIDAGATGIEAVKGVKSKTMHEETAKEDTRYGTLLDHNIVGTTHQHIYNFRLDMDVDGESNSLVEVNPVVLPNDRGGPRTSTMQTETKVVSTEQQAAQKFDPSTVRLLTNFSKENKVGNPVSYQLIPYAGGTHPVAKGANFGNDEWLYHRLSFMDKQLWVTQYNPEEKYPEGKYPNRSDKDTGLGQFTQDNHSIENTDDVVWLTTGTTHIARAEEWPIMPTEWVHVLLKPWNFFDETPTLNLNAPK from the coding sequence ATGTTCTCCGCCCTGAAATCAAAAAATAAAAAACCACTGGCCCGGCTCGCGCTGGCGATCTCCCTGGCCACCTTCGGCCTGCCGTTCTGGGCGGGCAATGCCCAGGCCCACGGCGGTCACGCGGAAATGGTGCCGTTGCAAGCGGGCCTCGAGGAATTCGGCGCCTCGGTGAAATGGGACGACTACGCCAACGTCTTCACCATTGCCAAGGACGGGGTCTACCTGAAGGTCAAGCCGAACAGCAAAGTGGCCATGCTCAACGGCAAGCGCATCGAGCTGACCGTGCCGGTGGTGTTCAAGGACAAGACCGCGTTCATGTCCAAGGACTTCATCAACCAGGTGTTCCAGTCCGGACTGGACACCACCTTCGTCGTGGAAACCCGCCCCAACCCGCTCAACCCCTTGAGTGCGGACGAAATCACCACGGCGGTGGACATCGTCAAGAAATCCGAAAACTACAAGCCGGGTTTCCGCTTCACCGAAGTCTCGGTGAAGGAGCCGCCGAAGGACCAGATGTGGAACTTCGTCTTCACCGGGCAGAACGTCGCCCAGCCACGTGAAGCCTCCATCGTGGTGCTGGACGGCAAGCACGTGATCGAAGCGCTGGTGGACCTGGACAGCAAGCAACTGAAATCCTGGAAACCGATCGAAGGTGCCCACGGCATGGTGCTGCTGGACGACTTCGCCACCGTGCAGAGCGCAGTCGAGACCAGCCCGGAATACGCCCAGGCCCTGGCCAAGCGCGGCATCAACGATGTGAAGAAAGTGGTCGCCACGCCGTTGACCGTCGGCTACTTCGACGGCAAGGACGGCCTGGCCCAGGACAAGCGCCTGCTGAAGATCGTCAGCTACCTGGATGTCGGCGACGGCAACTACTGGGCGCATCCGATCGAAGGCCTGGTGGCGATTGTCGATCTGGAACAGAAGAAGCTGATCAAGATCGAAGACGAAGCGCTGATTCCGGTGCCGATGAAACCCACCCCCTATGACGGGCGCGGGCGCAAGGGCGTGGCGGTCAAGCCGCTGGAAATCACCGAGCCCGAGGGCAAGAACTACACCATTAGCGGCAACAGCATTCACTGGCAGAACTGGGACTTCCACGTGCGCCTCGATTCGCGCGTCGGCCCGATCCTGTCCACCGTCACCTACGACGACAAGGGCAAGAAACGCAAGATCATGTACGAAGGCTCACTGGGCGGCATGATCGTGCCTTACGGCGATCCGGACGTCGGCTGGTACTTCAAGGCTTACCTGGATTCCGGCGACTACGGCATGGGCACCCTGACCTCGCCGATCGCCCGTGGCAAAGACGCCCCGGAAAACGCCGTGCTGCTGGACGCGACCATCGCCGACTACACCGGCGCGCCGACCAAAATCCCCCATGCCATGGCGGTGTTCGAGCGCTATGCCGGCCCCGAGTACAAGCATCAGGAAATGGGCCAGCCCAACCTGAGCACTGAGCGTCGTGAACTGGTGGTGCGCTGGATCAGCACCGTCGGCAACTACGACTACATCTTCGACTGGGTCTTCCAGCAGAACGGCACCATCGGCATCGACGCCGGCGCCACCGGCATCGAAGCGGTCAAGGGCGTGAAGTCCAAGACCATGCATGAAGAAACCGCCAAGGAAGACACACGCTACGGCACCCTGCTCGACCACAACATCGTCGGCACCACGCACCAGCACATTTATAACTTCCGTCTGGACATGGACGTGGACGGCGAAAGCAACTCGCTGGTCGAAGTGAACCCGGTGGTGCTGCCCAACGACCGTGGCGGCCCGCGCACCAGCACCATGCAGACCGAAACCAAGGTGGTCAGCACCGAGCAACAGGCCGCGCAGAAATTCGACCCGTCGACCGTGCGCCTGCTGACCAACTTCAGCAAGGAAAACAAGGTCGGCAACCCGGTGTCCTACCAGTTGATTCCGTATGCCGGCGGCACGCACCCGGTGGCCAAGGGCGCCAACTTCGGCAACGACGAATGGCTGTACCACCGCCTGAGCTTCATGGACAAGCAACTGTGGGTGACCCAGTACAACCCTGAAGAGAAGTACCCGGAAGGCAAGTACCCGAACCGTTCGGACAAGGACACGGGCCTGGGGCAGTTCACCCAGGACAACCACTCCATCGAGAACACCGACGATGTGGTCTGGCTGACCACCGGCACCACCCACATCGCCCGTGCCGAAGAGTGGCCGATCATGCCGACCGAATGGGTGCATGTGCTGCTCAAGCCGTGGAACTTCTTCGATGAAACCCCGACGTTGAACCTCAACGCCCCGAAATAA
- a CDS encoding cupredoxin domain-containing protein, with translation MKMRLLAVIGLMLAMPVWAQEMKVDIKEFMYGPKDMTVPVGTKVTWVNDDEIPHTVAETHKVFRSGALDTGDSYSWVFNTPGEYEYFCALHPQMIGKIVVTQ, from the coding sequence ATGAAAATGCGACTGTTGGCCGTGATTGGCCTGATGCTGGCGATGCCAGTGTGGGCTCAGGAGATGAAGGTCGATATCAAGGAGTTCATGTACGGGCCCAAGGACATGACCGTGCCCGTGGGGACCAAGGTGACCTGGGTGAATGACGATGAGATTCCGCACACGGTGGCGGAGACGCACAAGGTGTTTCGCTCGGGGGCGCTGGATACCGGGGACAGCTATTCCTGGGTGTTCAACACACCGGGGGAGTATGAGTATTTTTGTGCGCTGCATCCGCAGATGATCGGGAAGATTGTAGTTACCCAATGA
- a CDS encoding metallophosphoesterase family protein produces MDMHSKSQRRVDGPLNPDRRTLLKCSAWAGAGVIWALSGGIPRAFALDEAGQVSDPKALASTFHFVQISDSHIGFNKEANPEPVKTLQVAIDKVIALPKRPSLILHTGDITHLSKAEEFDTAAQLLKGLPATVHYVPGEHDTLDEGGGKLYLERYGKGTKGNGWYSFDDHGVHFIALVNVFNFQAGREANLGAEQLAWLADDLRAVSSSTPIVVFTHIPLWTIYQPWGWGTEDGDQAIALLRKYGSVTVLNGHIHQVIQKVEGNITFHTARGTAYPQPAPGTAPSPGPMTVAADQLRNYLGVTDVRATQGEHPLALIDSTLV; encoded by the coding sequence ATGGACATGCATTCAAAATCCCAACGACGCGTCGACGGCCCCTTGAACCCGGATCGCCGCACGCTCCTCAAATGCTCGGCTTGGGCCGGGGCCGGTGTGATCTGGGCCTTGAGCGGCGGTATTCCCCGAGCGTTCGCCCTGGATGAGGCCGGTCAGGTCTCAGACCCCAAGGCATTGGCCAGCACCTTCCATTTCGTGCAGATCAGCGACTCGCACATCGGCTTCAACAAGGAGGCCAACCCGGAGCCGGTGAAGACCTTGCAGGTGGCCATCGACAAGGTCATCGCGCTGCCGAAACGGCCGTCGTTGATCCTGCACACCGGCGACATCACCCACCTGTCCAAGGCCGAAGAGTTCGACACCGCCGCGCAACTGCTCAAGGGCCTGCCGGCCACCGTGCACTACGTGCCGGGCGAGCACGACACCCTCGACGAGGGCGGCGGCAAGCTCTATCTGGAGCGTTACGGCAAGGGCACAAAGGGCAACGGCTGGTACAGCTTCGATGACCATGGCGTGCACTTCATTGCCCTGGTGAACGTCTTCAATTTTCAGGCCGGCCGTGAAGCGAACCTTGGCGCCGAGCAACTGGCCTGGCTGGCCGACGACTTGCGCGCGGTGAGCAGCAGTACGCCGATCGTGGTGTTCACCCACATTCCGTTATGGACGATTTACCAGCCCTGGGGCTGGGGCACCGAGGACGGCGATCAGGCGATTGCGCTGCTGCGCAAGTACGGTTCGGTGACGGTGTTGAACGGGCATATCCACCAGGTCATCCAGAAGGTCGAGGGCAATATCACCTTCCACACGGCGCGCGGTACGGCTTATCCACAACCGGCACCCGGCACGGCGCCGTCGCCGGGGCCGATGACGGTGGCGGCGGATCAATTGCGCAATTACCTGGGCGTCACGGATGTGCGGGCGACCCAGGGCGAGCATCCGTTGGCGCTGATCGATTCGACACTGGTTTAG
- a CDS encoding sigma-70 family RNA polymerase sigma factor has translation MKPFEELFAPHLDAAYNLARWLTGNDSAAHDVVQESALRAFRFAQRFAGGNAKAWFLTIVRNESYTWLKATAGRHWVSLDDETADDEQTPSHSQTPELLAIHSENAALIQQALCALPPGFREVIVLKELEEMPYKDIALVVDIPIGTVMSRLARARAMLKLELLKLHDHE, from the coding sequence ATGAAGCCATTCGAGGAACTGTTTGCGCCCCACCTGGACGCGGCCTACAACCTTGCGCGCTGGCTCACGGGCAACGACAGCGCCGCCCACGATGTCGTGCAGGAAAGCGCCCTGCGCGCCTTCCGGTTCGCACAACGCTTTGCCGGCGGCAACGCCAAGGCCTGGTTTCTGACCATCGTGCGCAACGAAAGCTACACCTGGCTCAAGGCCACGGCCGGGCGCCATTGGGTTTCCCTGGACGACGAAACGGCCGATGACGAGCAGACACCAAGCCACAGCCAGACCCCGGAACTGTTGGCGATCCACAGCGAAAACGCGGCGCTGATCCAGCAGGCGCTGTGCGCCCTGCCCCCGGGGTTTCGCGAGGTGATCGTGCTGAAGGAGCTCGAAGAAATGCCCTACAAGGACATCGCCCTGGTGGTCGACATCCCCATCGGCACGGTCATGTCGAGGCTGGCCAGGGCCCGCGCCATGCTCAAGCTCGAACTACTGAAGTTGCACGATCATGAATGA